The following proteins are co-located in the Neomonachus schauinslandi chromosome 8, ASM220157v2, whole genome shotgun sequence genome:
- the YIPF3 gene encoding protein YIPF3: MATTAAPAGGARSGAGPEWGGFEENIQGGGSAVIDMENMDDTSGSSFEDMGELHQRLREEEVDADAAAAEEEDGDFLGMKGFKGQLSRQVADQMWQAGKRQASRAFSLYANIDILRPYFDVEPAQVRSRLLESMIPIKMVNFPQKIAGELYGPLMLVFTLVAILLHGMKTSDTIIREGTLMGTAIGTCFGYWLGVSSFIYFLAYLCNAQITMLQMLALLGYGLFGHCIVLFITYNIHLHALFYLFWLLVGGLSTLRMVAVLVSRTVGPTQRLLLCGTLAALHMLFLLYLHFAYHKVVEGILDTLEGPDIPPMQRVPRDIPAALPAARLSAAVLNATAKAVAVTLQSH; this comes from the exons ATGGCAACTACGGCGGCGCCGGCCGGCGGCGCCCGAAGCGGGGCTGGCCCGGAATGGGGAGGGTTCGAAGAAAACATCCAG GGTGGGGGCTCAGCTGTCATTGACATGGAGAACATGGATGATACCTCAGGCTCCAGCTTCGAGGATATGGGTGAGCTGCATCAGCGACTGCGGGAGGAAGAAGTAGACGCTGATGCAGCTGCTGCTGAAGAAGAGGATGGGGATTTCCTGGGCATGAAGGGCTTTAAGGGACAGCTGAGCCGGCAGGTGGCGGATCAG ATGTGGCAGGCAGGGAAGAGACAAGCCTCCAGGGCCTTCAGCTTGTACGCCAACATTGACATCCTGAGACCCTACTTTGATGTGGAGCCGGCCCAGGTGCGAAGCAG gctCCTGGAGTCCATGATCCCGATCAAGATGGTCAACTTCCCCCAG AAAATCGCAGGTGAACTCTATGGACCTCTCATGCTGGTCTTCACGCTGGTTGCCATTCTCCTCCATGGGATGAAGACATCTGACACCATTATC CGAGAGGGCACCCTGATGGGCACAGCCATTGGCACCTGCTTCGGCTACTGGCTGGGCGTCTCGTCCTTCATTTACTTCCTCGCCTACCTGTGCAACGCCCAGATCACCATGCTCCAGATGCTGGCACTGCTG GGCTATGGCCTCTTTGGGCATTGCATTGTCTTGTTCATCACCTACAACATCCACCTCCATGCCCTCTTCTACCTCTTCTGGTTGCTGGTGGGTGGGCTGTCTACCCTCCGCATG GTGGCAGTGTTGGTGTCACGGACTGTGGGCCCCACACAGCGGCTGCTGCTCTGTGGCACCCTGGCCGCCCTGCACATGCTCTTCCTGCTCTATCTGCACTTTGCCTACCACAAGGTGGTAGAGG GGATCCTGGACACGCTGGAGGGCCCCGACATCCCGCCCATGCAGAGGGTCCCCCGAGACATCCCTGCTGCGCTCCCTGCTGCTAGGCTCTCTGCCGCCGTGCTCAATGCCACAGCCAAGGCTGTCGCGGTGACCCTGCAGTCACACTGA
- the LRRC73 gene encoding leucine-rich repeat-containing protein 73 codes for MLPSSIQISGEPLSGAEVRDICRGLRDNAVRLLSLRGCRLCDRDFGRICRALAGATSLAQLNLNLGVVSSPGRIKQLAEALRTNRSIQSLFLHGSPLTDAGLALLNPALALHPALVALDLGDCMLGDEAINLICGLLPPDGAKSGLKELTLSANPGITPKGWSRLAIAVAHSSQVRVLNLDYNPLGDHVAGMLAVAVASSRTLEVLDLEGTGLTNQSAQTLLDMVENYPTALRSLVLAENSISPELQQQICDLLSEGEEEEELAGGAGDTQEPERGRGPAAQPSWMCPGESSSQMVLMTSGLGDSLLAETEM; via the exons ATGCTGCCCAGCTCCATCCAGATTTCGGGGGAGCCGCTGTCCGGCGCCGAGGTGCGGGACATCTGCCGTGGCCTGCGCGACAACGCCGTGCGCCTGCTCTCACTGCGCGGCTGCCGCCTCTGCGACCGCGACTTCGGCCGCATCTGCCGGGCCCTGGCCGGGGCCACGTCCCTGGCGCAGCTCAACCTTAACCTAGGCGTCGTGTCCAGTCCCGGCCGCATCAAGCAGCTGGCGGAGGCGCTGCGGACCAACCGCTCCATCCAGTCCCTCTT CCTGCATGGGAGCCCCCTGACAGATGCGGGGCTGGCCTTGCTGAACCCGGCGCTGGCCCTCCACCCTGCCCTTGTGGCTCTGGACCTGGGGGACTGCATGCTGGGTGATGAAGCCATCAATCTCATCTGTGGCCTCCTCCCCCCAGATGGAGCCAAGTCAG GCTTGAAGGAGCTGACGCTGAGTGCCAACCCTGGCATCACCCCTAAGGGCTGGAGCCGCCTCGCGATTGCGGTGGCCCACAGCTCCCAGGTCCGCGTCCTCAACCTGGACTACAACCCCCTGG GTGACCACGTGGCAGGAATGCTGGCTGTAGCTGTGGCCTCCAGCCGCACCTTAGAGGTCCTAGACTTGGAGGGCACGGGCCTTACCAACCAGTCAGCTCAG ACCCTGCTGGACATGGTAGAAAATTACCCCACGGCCTTGCGGAGCCTGGTGCTGGCTGAGAACAGCATTAGCCCAGAGCTGCAGCAACAGATCTGTGATCTGCTCTccgagggagaggaggaggaggagttggCGGGAGGGGCCGGCGACACGCAGGAACCCGAGAGAGGGCGGGGGCCTGCTGCCCAGCCGTCCTGGATGTGCCCCGGTG AATCCAGCTCTCAGATGGTGCTCATGACTTCAGGACTAGGCGACAGTCTGTTGGCCGAGACCGAGATGTGA
- the TJAP1 gene encoding tight junction-associated protein 1 isoform X2, with translation MTSAAPAKKPYRKAPPEHRELRLEVPGSRLEQEEPLTDADRMKLLQQENEELRRRLASATRRTEALERELEIGQDCLELELGQSREELDKFKDKFRRLQNSYTASQRTNQELEDKLHTLASLSHSWIFAIKKAEMDRKMLDWEIVELTNKLLDAKNTINKLEELNERYRLDCNLAVQLLKCNKSHFRSHKLADLPCELQDMVRKHLHSGQEAAGPGPAPSLAPGAVVPTSVIARVLEKPESLLLNSAQSGSAGRPLAEDVFVHVDMSGGGLGDPASPPAPGSPPPQPNGECRSLGTAGASPEEEVPLPAFEKLSPYPTPSPPHALYPGRKVIEFSEDKVRIPRNSPLPNCTYATRQAISLSLVEEGGERARPSPVPSSPASAQASPRHEPSPLPPARSAPASSAGSEEDLLASWQRAFVDRTPPPAAVTQRTAFGRDALPDLQRHFALSPTDRDEEVLAPSSPPGESGLLLPTEADCGPPREEEEELNLPVSPEEERRSLLPGDNGTEEGPVASHAEGRAWALPSSSRPQRSPKRMGVHHLHRKDSLTQAQEQGNLLN, from the exons ATGACCAGTGCGGCACCTGCTAAGAAACCGTACCGTAAGGCACCCCCTGAGCACCGGGAGTTGCGGCTGGAGGTTCCAGGATCCCGGCTGGAGCAGGAG GAACCCCTGACTGATGCGGACAGGATGAA gcTCTTGCAGCAGGAGAATGAGGAGCTCCGTCGGCGCCTGGCCTCGGCCACCAGGCGCACCGAGGCCCTGGAGCGTGAGCTGGAGATCGGGCAGGACTGCTTGGAGCTGGAGCTGGGCCAGAGCCGCGAGGAGCTGGACAAGTTTAAGGACAAGTTCCGCAG GCTTCAGAACAGCTACACGGCTTCTCAGAGGACCAACCAGGAGCTGGAGGACAAGCTGCACACGCTG GCCTCTCTTAGCCACAGCTGGATCTTTGCA ATCAAGAAGGCTGAGATGGATAGGAAGATGCTGGACTGGGAGATCGTGGAGCTGACCAATAAGCTGCTGGACGCCAAGAACACCATCAACAAGCTGGAGGAACTCAAC GAGCGGTACCGGCTGGACTGCAACCTGGCTGTGCAGCTCCTCAAGTGCAACAAGTCCCACTTCCGCAGCCACAAGCTCGCCGAT CTGCCCTGTGAGCTCCAGGACATGGTCCGGAAACACCTGCACAGTGGTCAAGAAGCTGCCGGCCCGGGCCCTGCCCCTAGCCTGGCCCCGGGGGCCGTGGTGCCCACGTCGGTCATTGCCCGAGTGTTAGAGAAGCCGGAGTCTCTGCTGCTCAATTCGGCGCAGTCGGGCAGTGCCGGGCGCCCCTTGGCTGAGGATGTCTTTGTGCACGTGGACATGAGTGGGGGTGGCCTGGGTGACCCAGCCAGTCCCCCGGCCCCTGGCAGCCCCCCACCGCAACCCAATGGAGAATGCCGCTCTCTGGGCACTGCTGGGGCCTCCCCAGAGGAGGAGGTGCCCCTGCCAGCCTTCGAGAAGCTgagcccctaccccaccccatccccaccacacGCGCTGTATCCCGGCCGCAAGGTAATAGAGTTCTCTGAGGATAAGGTGCGAATCCCCCGCAACAGCCCCCTGCCCAACTGCACTTACGCTACCCGCCAGGCCATTTCCTTGAGCCTGGTGGAGGAGGGCGGGGAGCGGGCCCGCCCCAGCCCGGTGCCCAGCAGCCCCGCCTCGGCCCAGGCCTCGCCCCGCCATGAGCCCAGCCCTCTCCCCCCGGCTCGCAGCGCCCCAGCCAGCTCTGCGGGCTCGGAGGAGGACCTGCTCGCCAGCTGGCAGCGGGCCTTTGTGGACCGCACCCCGCCCCCGGCCGCTGTGACCCAGCGCACAGCCTTTGGACGCGATGCACTCCCTGACCTGCAGCGCCATTTTGCTCTGAGCCCCACTGACAGAGATGAGGAGGTTCTGGCACCTTCTTCCCCACCTGGTGAGAGTGGGCTTTTGCTGCCCACGGAAGCTGACTGTGGCCctcccagggaggaggaggaagagctgaACCTGCCCGTCAGCCCTGAGGAAGAACGCCGGAGTCTGCTGCCCGGTGATAATGGCAcagaggaggggcctgttgcttcCCACGccgagggcagggcctgggcactCCCCAGCTCCAGCCGCCCCCAGCGCAGCCCCAAGAGGATGGGGGTGCACCACCTGCACCGCAAGGACAGCCTGACCCAGGCCCAGGAGCAGGGCAACCTGCTCAACTAG
- the TJAP1 gene encoding tight junction-associated protein 1 isoform X1 — protein MTSAAPAKKPYRKAPPEHRELRLEVPGSRLEQEEPLTDADRMKLLQQENEELRRRLASATRRTEALERELEIGQDCLELELGQSREELDKFKDKFRRLQNSYTASQRTNQELEDKLHTLIKKAEMDRKMLDWEIVELTNKLLDAKNTINKLEELNERYRLDCNLAVQLLKCNKSHFRSHKLADLPCELQDMVRKHLHSGQEAAGPGPAPSLAPGAVVPTSVIARVLEKPESLLLNSAQSGSAGRPLAEDVFVHVDMSGGGLGDPASPPAPGSPPPQPNGECRSLGTAGASPEEEVPLPAFEKLSPYPTPSPPHALYPGRKVIEFSEDKVRIPRNSPLPNCTYATRQAISLSLVEEGGERARPSPVPSSPASAQASPRHEPSPLPPARSAPASSAGSEEDLLASWQRAFVDRTPPPAAVTQRTAFGRDALPDLQRHFALSPTDRDEEVLAPSSPPGESGLLLPTEADCGPPREEEEELNLPVSPEEERRSLLPGDNGTEEGPVASHAEGRAWALPSSSRPQRSPKRMGVHHLHRKDSLTQAQEQGNLLN, from the exons ATGACCAGTGCGGCACCTGCTAAGAAACCGTACCGTAAGGCACCCCCTGAGCACCGGGAGTTGCGGCTGGAGGTTCCAGGATCCCGGCTGGAGCAGGAG GAACCCCTGACTGATGCGGACAGGATGAA gcTCTTGCAGCAGGAGAATGAGGAGCTCCGTCGGCGCCTGGCCTCGGCCACCAGGCGCACCGAGGCCCTGGAGCGTGAGCTGGAGATCGGGCAGGACTGCTTGGAGCTGGAGCTGGGCCAGAGCCGCGAGGAGCTGGACAAGTTTAAGGACAAGTTCCGCAG GCTTCAGAACAGCTACACGGCTTCTCAGAGGACCAACCAGGAGCTGGAGGACAAGCTGCACACGCTG ATCAAGAAGGCTGAGATGGATAGGAAGATGCTGGACTGGGAGATCGTGGAGCTGACCAATAAGCTGCTGGACGCCAAGAACACCATCAACAAGCTGGAGGAACTCAAC GAGCGGTACCGGCTGGACTGCAACCTGGCTGTGCAGCTCCTCAAGTGCAACAAGTCCCACTTCCGCAGCCACAAGCTCGCCGAT CTGCCCTGTGAGCTCCAGGACATGGTCCGGAAACACCTGCACAGTGGTCAAGAAGCTGCCGGCCCGGGCCCTGCCCCTAGCCTGGCCCCGGGGGCCGTGGTGCCCACGTCGGTCATTGCCCGAGTGTTAGAGAAGCCGGAGTCTCTGCTGCTCAATTCGGCGCAGTCGGGCAGTGCCGGGCGCCCCTTGGCTGAGGATGTCTTTGTGCACGTGGACATGAGTGGGGGTGGCCTGGGTGACCCAGCCAGTCCCCCGGCCCCTGGCAGCCCCCCACCGCAACCCAATGGAGAATGCCGCTCTCTGGGCACTGCTGGGGCCTCCCCAGAGGAGGAGGTGCCCCTGCCAGCCTTCGAGAAGCTgagcccctaccccaccccatccccaccacacGCGCTGTATCCCGGCCGCAAGGTAATAGAGTTCTCTGAGGATAAGGTGCGAATCCCCCGCAACAGCCCCCTGCCCAACTGCACTTACGCTACCCGCCAGGCCATTTCCTTGAGCCTGGTGGAGGAGGGCGGGGAGCGGGCCCGCCCCAGCCCGGTGCCCAGCAGCCCCGCCTCGGCCCAGGCCTCGCCCCGCCATGAGCCCAGCCCTCTCCCCCCGGCTCGCAGCGCCCCAGCCAGCTCTGCGGGCTCGGAGGAGGACCTGCTCGCCAGCTGGCAGCGGGCCTTTGTGGACCGCACCCCGCCCCCGGCCGCTGTGACCCAGCGCACAGCCTTTGGACGCGATGCACTCCCTGACCTGCAGCGCCATTTTGCTCTGAGCCCCACTGACAGAGATGAGGAGGTTCTGGCACCTTCTTCCCCACCTGGTGAGAGTGGGCTTTTGCTGCCCACGGAAGCTGACTGTGGCCctcccagggaggaggaggaagagctgaACCTGCCCGTCAGCCCTGAGGAAGAACGCCGGAGTCTGCTGCCCGGTGATAATGGCAcagaggaggggcctgttgcttcCCACGccgagggcagggcctgggcactCCCCAGCTCCAGCCGCCCCCAGCGCAGCCCCAAGAGGATGGGGGTGCACCACCTGCACCGCAAGGACAGCCTGACCCAGGCCCAGGAGCAGGGCAACCTGCTCAACTAG